In Cellulomonas sp. Y8, the genomic stretch GCCTCAGTTCCCGCAGCCGGACACCGACCGGGGCCGGCACGAGTTCGCGTACGCGATCGCGCCGGGCGCCGAGGTCCGGGACGCGGTGCGCGAGGGGTGGGGGCTCAGCCTGCCGCTGCGCCCGGCGCCGGGCGCGGCTTCCGTCACCGCGGGGGCCGAGGGCGTGGTCGAGCCGCTGGCGCGCGTGGCGGAGGGGTCCGCCGTCCTGTCCGCGGTGAAGCTGGCCGACGACCGCTCCGGCGACGTGGTCGTCCGGCTCTACGAGGCCGAGGGGCGCCGCGGGGGCGCCCGGCTGGCGCTGCCGGCGGGCGTGGTCCGGGAGTGCGACCTGCTGGAGCGGCCGCTCGGCGAGCCGGCGGCGCTGCTGGGGCGGGACGGGACGGCCGGGCCGCTCGCCCTCGCGCTGCGGCCGTTCCAGGTCGTCACGTTGCGGGTGGCGGCGCCGTGACGGCGGGGAGCGCCGGCGCCGGGGGCCTGCGGTTCGGCGCGAACTACACCCCGAGCCGCGGCTGGTTCCACTCCTGGCACGACCTCGACCTGGACGAGGTGCGGCGGGACCTGGACTCGATCGCCGCGCTGGGCCTGGACCACGTCCGGGTGCTCCCGCTGTGGGAGGTCCTGCAGCCGAACCGGACGATGATCCGGGCGCGCGCGGTCGCCGACGTGGTCGCGGTCGTCGACGCGGCCGCCGCCGCGGGCCTCGACGCGAGCGTGGACGTGCTGCAGGGGCACCTGTCGTCGTACGACTTCCTGCCGGCCTGGCTGCTGTCCTGGCACCGGCGCGGGCTGTTCACGGACCCCGACGTGGTCGACGCGCAGGAACGGCTGGTCCGGGCGCTCGGCGGCGCGCTGGCCGGGCACCCGGCGTTCCTCGGGCTGACCGTCGGGAACGAGACGAACCAGTTCGCCAAGCGACGGCACCCCGATCCGCAGCCGCTCGACCCCGCGACCGCCGGGGCGTGGCTCGGCCGGCTGCTCGCCGCCGCCGCGGGCTCCGCGCCCGGCCGGATGCACGCGCACTCGTTCGACGACGACGTGTGGTTCGTGGACGACAGCGCGGTGACGCCCGCGCACGCCGTCGGGATCGGCGACGTCACCACCGTGCACTCCTGGGTGTTCACCGGGGTCGCCGCGCACTACCCGCCCGAGCACCCCGCGCACGACTGGTTCGCGCGGTACCTCCTGGAGCTCGCCGCCGCCTGGGGCCCGCCCGGTCGCGCGACCTGGCTCCAGGAGGTGGGGGCGCCCCTGCCGCACCTCGGGGCGGACCGGATCGCCGGGTTCGCCGAGCAGACCGTGCGGCGCGCCGCGGAGCACGACATGCTGTGGGGCGTGACGTGGTGGTGCTCGCACGACGTGGACCGGTCGCTCGCCGACTTCCCCGAGCTGGAGTACACCCTGGGCCTGCTCGACGCCGAGCGCCGGGTGAAGCCCCTCGGGCGGGCGGTCGCCGAGACCGTCGCGGGGCTGCGGGAGTCCGGGGTCCCGGCCGCGGCGCGCGCCCCCGCGGCGCGCGACGTGCTGACGGTGCCGAGCGTGGACGGCCTCGTGCGCCGCTCGGACACGGCACCGGGGTCGCCGTTCTTCGCGGCGTGGCTGGACGGTGCGGTCGCCGGGGTGCCGCCGCGGATCGCGGTGCCCGAGGGGGCCGTCGCGGTGGTCGAGGAAGGGCCGGCGTGACGGCGCGGACCGGGCTCGGGCCGGACCGTCCGGCCGCGCCGTGCGGCGACGCCGGGCACGGGTACGCGCTGGCGCGGGTGGACGCGGGGACGGACTTCGCCGCCGGGGACCCGCTGCCCGCAGACGAGGTCGTGCCCGGCGATGGGCTCCGCGTCGAGATCGGGCCGGGCCCGGCGCACGTCCCCGCGGGCCGGCCCGGCGTCGGCCTCACGGGGACCCGGGCGCTCCGGGTCGGCGTCGACGGCGGCGGGACCGCCGAGGCGCCGCGCCGGCGGGTGCTGCTCGACGGGCTCGACGTCGAGGTCGAGGCAGGCACCGAGCTGCGCTGGGCGGTCTGCCCCGTGCTCGACGCCGACCTCTCCTACCGGTCCACCGCCGTCGCCGTCGCCGCGCAGCTGGACGACGGGACCTGGTCCGACGTGCACCCGCTCACCGACCAGCACGGCGCTCCTGCGTCGGCGGGCGGTCAGGGGAGCGCCCGGATCCTGCTCCCGGACCACTGGAACCTGGTCCGCGTCGCGCTCGGTGCGCTCGCCGGACGGCGGGTCCGGGCGCTCGCGGTCACGGTGGCCGCGCACGGCCACGGTGCCGGCCCGGCCGAGGCGTGGCTCGACCACGTCGCCCTGGGCGTCCGGGCCGAGCCGGCGCGGCGCGGCCTCGTCGACGAGGTGGACACCCGGCGGGGCTCGCACTCCAGCGGCGCCTACTCGCGGGGCAACACCTTCCCGGCGACCTCGGTCCCGAACGGCTTCGTCTCCTGGACCCCGCTGACCGACGGCGCCACCGACCGGTGGCTCTACTCGTGGGCCGGGCACAACGGTCCCGACAACCGACCGCGCCTGCACGGCGTCGCGGTGTCGCACCAGCCGAGCCCCTGGATGGGCGACCGGAACCAGGTCGCGTTCCACCCGGTGGCCGGCGACCGGGAGCCGGACGCGTCGCTCCCCGCCCGGGCGGCGGCCTTCGACCACGACGACGAGCTCGCCCGCCCGCACCACTACGGCGTCGCGCTGGACGGCGGGCTCCGGGCGGACGTGACGCCGACCGACCACGGCGGCGTCCTGCGGTTCGCCTTCCCGCCCGGGTCGACGACGGGGCACGTGCTCCTCGACGCGGTGAGCACCGAGGGCGCCGGACCGGACGGGCCGCTCGACGTGGCGGTCGACCCGGACGGCGCCCTCACCGGCTGGGTCGAGACCGGCAGCGGGCTGTCCGTGGGCCGCAGCCGGATGTACGTCGTCGGCCGGTTCTCGCGCGCCCCGCGCACGGTGCGCCCGGCCGCGGGCGACCGGCCGCGCGCGCGGGCGGCGACGTTCGACCTCGGCGACGACCCCGTGGTGGAGCTCCGCGTGGCCACGTCGTTCATCGGCCTCGACCAGGCCTGGCACACGTGGGGGCTCGAGCTGGCCGACCGGACGTTCGCCGAGGTCGAGGAGGAGGCGCGGGCGGCGTGGGAGCGGCGGCTCGCGGTCGTGGAGGTCGAGGGTGCGACCGAGGCGCAGCGCGCGACGCTGTACGGCGGCCTGTACCGGCTCAACCTCTACCCGTCGTCGCAGTGGGAGGACGCGGGCCGACCCGGCGCGCCGGACCCGTGGCACGCGTCGCCGGTCGCCGTGCCCGCCGGGTCGTCGACCGCCGAGCACACCGGCGCCGCCGTCCTGCCCGGCCGGGTGTACGTCGACCACGGCTTCTGGGACACCTACCGCACCTGCTGGCCGGCGTACGCGCTGCTGCACCCGGAGATCGCGGCCGAGCTGGCCGACGGGTTCGTGCAGCAGCACCGGGAGGGCGGCTGGGTCGCCCGCTGGTCGTCCCCGGGGTACGCGGACCTGATGACCGGCACCTCCTCGGACGTCGCGTTCGCCGACCTGCACGCGCGCGGCGTCGGCCTGCGCGACCCGCTCGGCACCTACGACGCCGGGCTGCGGAACGCCACCGCGCTGCCCACCGGACCCGGGGTCGGCCGCAAGGGTCAGGCGCACGCGCTGGTGCACGGGTACGTGCCGGGCGACGTCGAGGAGAGCGTCTCCTGGCACCTGGAGGGCTGCGTGAACGACGCGGCGCTCGCGGGCATGGCGCGCCGCCTCGCCGAGGACCCGCGCACGCCTGCCGTTCGCCGTCGCGCGCTCGCCGACGAGGCGGCGTACCTCGCGCAGCGCGGCGCGGGCTACGTCCACCTGCTCGACCCGGCCACCGGCTTCTTCCGCGCTCGGGACCGGTCCGGGGCGTTCGCCGACCCGGCCGGCTTCGACCCCCGGGACTGGGGCGGCGACTACACCGAGTCCGACGCGTGGAACTTCGCGTTCCACGCCCCGCACGACCCGGCGGGCCTCGCGGCGGCGCACGGCGGCCCCGACGGGCTCGCCGCCGTGCTGGACCGGTTCTTCGCGACCCCCGAGCGCGCGGACCGCCCCGGGGGCTACGGTCAGACGATCCACGAGATGGTGGAGGCGCGCGACGTCCGGCTGGGGCAGCTCGGGCAGAGCAACCAGGTCT encodes the following:
- a CDS encoding glycosyl hydrolase, whose translation is MTAGSAGAGGLRFGANYTPSRGWFHSWHDLDLDEVRRDLDSIAALGLDHVRVLPLWEVLQPNRTMIRARAVADVVAVVDAAAAAGLDASVDVLQGHLSSYDFLPAWLLSWHRRGLFTDPDVVDAQERLVRALGGALAGHPAFLGLTVGNETNQFAKRRHPDPQPLDPATAGAWLGRLLAAAAGSAPGRMHAHSFDDDVWFVDDSAVTPAHAVGIGDVTTVHSWVFTGVAAHYPPEHPAHDWFARYLLELAAAWGPPGRATWLQEVGAPLPHLGADRIAGFAEQTVRRAAEHDMLWGVTWWCSHDVDRSLADFPELEYTLGLLDAERRVKPLGRAVAETVAGLRESGVPAAARAPAARDVLTVPSVDGLVRRSDTAPGSPFFAAWLDGAVAGVPPRIAVPEGAVAVVEEGPA
- a CDS encoding GH92 family glycosyl hydrolase, which produces MTARTGLGPDRPAAPCGDAGHGYALARVDAGTDFAAGDPLPADEVVPGDGLRVEIGPGPAHVPAGRPGVGLTGTRALRVGVDGGGTAEAPRRRVLLDGLDVEVEAGTELRWAVCPVLDADLSYRSTAVAVAAQLDDGTWSDVHPLTDQHGAPASAGGQGSARILLPDHWNLVRVALGALAGRRVRALAVTVAAHGHGAGPAEAWLDHVALGVRAEPARRGLVDEVDTRRGSHSSGAYSRGNTFPATSVPNGFVSWTPLTDGATDRWLYSWAGHNGPDNRPRLHGVAVSHQPSPWMGDRNQVAFHPVAGDREPDASLPARAAAFDHDDELARPHHYGVALDGGLRADVTPTDHGGVLRFAFPPGSTTGHVLLDAVSTEGAGPDGPLDVAVDPDGALTGWVETGSGLSVGRSRMYVVGRFSRAPRTVRPAAGDRPRARAATFDLGDDPVVELRVATSFIGLDQAWHTWGLELADRTFAEVEEEARAAWERRLAVVEVEGATEAQRATLYGGLYRLNLYPSSQWEDAGRPGAPDPWHASPVAVPAGSSTAEHTGAAVLPGRVYVDHGFWDTYRTCWPAYALLHPEIAAELADGFVQQHREGGWVARWSSPGYADLMTGTSSDVAFADLHARGVGLRDPLGTYDAGLRNATALPTGPGVGRKGQAHALVHGYVPGDVEESVSWHLEGCVNDAALAGMARRLAEDPRTPAVRRRALADEAAYLAQRGAGYVHLLDPATGFFRARDRSGAFADPAGFDPRDWGGDYTESDAWNFAFHAPHDPAGLAAAHGGPDGLAAVLDRFFATPERADRPGGYGQTIHEMVEARDVRLGQLGQSNQVSHHIPYVWLAAGRPDRTQEVVREVLDRLWTGSEIGQGYHGDEDNGEMSAWYVLSALGLYPLQAGTDRWAIGTPLFRRAVVHHPSGDLVVEAPDAGRQTPYVHGLTVGGRAVTEPWVAHGDLLGGTTLRFTTGPEPTRWGAGWPGATRVPAPWRDATAPADGGGPWRGAGGAVPGLSDDDLGSAVDLAAVLDGEGALTWSPGTPEQGDPPTPGTGPSGVSAAASGAPLVAYTLTSAADGALAPTAWRLEARDASSGTWRVLDERTGEEFPWPGQLRPFVLDSPTPLGEVRLVVVGPPGHLAQLELLVAPHR